A single Nicotiana tabacum cultivar K326 chromosome 5, ASM71507v2, whole genome shotgun sequence DNA region contains:
- the LOC107786093 gene encoding protein NRT1/ PTR FAMILY 5.6, translating to MDRINMEIEQVMKAESVEIDGEKWVYDSSIDHKGRVPLRDSTGVWKASLFIIVIEFSERLSYFGIATSLIIYLTKVIHQDLKTAAKSVNYWSGVTTLMPLLGGFLADAYLGRFSTVLVSSTVYFLGLLLLTMSRVVPSLKPCDGNLCDEPRKVHEPIFFLAIYLISLGTGGHKPSLESFGADQFDDGNPEERRKKMSFFNWWNFGLCCGLLLGVTLIVYVQEHVSWAMADIILTVVMASSIAIFIAGRPSYRYRKATGSPLTPMLQVLVAAIRKRNLHLPSNPSHLHEVPKSETTQRKLLGHTTKLKFLDKAAILDHRQDSIEQNAWKLTTVTKVEELKLLINMIPIWLTTLPFGICVAQAATFFIKQGVTMNRKIIHNFEIPPASIYALTAVGMIISVTIYDKILVPIMRRATGNERGISILQRIGIGMIFSVSSMVVAALVERKRLNVVHKNPFEGSASMSVFWLAPQFLIIGIGDGFTLVGLQEYFYDQVPDTMRSLGIALYLSVIGAANFISSLLITIVDHITKNSGKSWFGKDLNSSRLDYFYWLLATITAVNLCVYVFAARSYTYKNEHSTTTIAVADCDDGDNRKGMV from the exons TGATTGAATTCAGCGAGAGGCTGAGTTACTTTGGAATAGCCACAAGTTTGATCATATACCTAACAAAAGTCATCCATCAAGACCTCAAAACAGCAGCAAAAAGTGTGAACTACTGGTCAGGAGTTACCACTTTGATGCCATTGCTTGGAGGCTTTCTGGCTGACGCATACTTGGGAAGATTCTCCACCGTTCTTGTCTCTTCCACGGTCTACTTCCTG GGCTTGCTTCTCTTGACAATGTCTAGAGTGGTCCCAAGCTTAAAACCTTGTGATGGTAACCTCTGTGATGAACCGAGGAAGGTCCACGAGCCAATTTTCTTCCTTGCGATCTACTTAATCTCTCTTGGAACCGGAGGACACAAGCCTTCTCTAGAGAGCTTTGGAGCTGATCAGTTTGATGATGGAAATCCTGAAGAAAGGAGAAAgaagatgtcctttttcaactgGTGGAACTTTGGGCTATGCTGTGGCCTATTACTTGGTGTTACTCTTATCGTTTATGTCCAAGAGCATGTTAGCTGGGCTATGGCAGACATAATACTCACAGTAGTTATGGCTTCTAGTATAGCCATCTTCATTGCAGGGCGGCCATCCTATCGTTATAGAAAAGCAACTGGAAGTCCATTAACACCCATGCTACAGGTGCTAGTAGCTGcaattagaaaaagaaatctTCATCTTCCTTCAAATCCTTCTCATCTACACGAAGTTCCCAAGTCAGAAACTACCCAAAGGAAGCTCTTAGGCCACACCACAAAGCTGAA GTTCCTTGATAAAGCCGCAATCCTGGATCACAGACAAGATTCAATAGAACAGAATGCATGGAAACTTACAACCGTGACCAAGGTGGAAGAACTGAAGCTACTTATCAACATGATTCCTATTTGGCTAACCACTTTACCATTTGGTATATGTGTAGCACAAGCTGCAACTTTTTTCATAAAACAAGGCGTGACAATGAACCGGAAAATCATTCACAATTTTGAGATTCCCCCAGCCTCAATCTATGCCCTGACAGCAGTTGGCATGATAATATCTGTCACAATCTATGACAAAATCCTTGTACCTATCATGAGAAGGGCAACAGGAAATGAGAGAGGCATTAGTATTCTCCAAAGGATCGGTATTGGAATGATCTTCTCGGTTTCTAGTATGGTAGTTGCAGCTTTGGTTGAGAGAAAGAGACTGAATGTTGTTCATAAAAATCCTTTTGAGGGTTCAGCTTCAATGAGTGTGTTTTGGCTAGCACCACAATTCCTTATCATTGGAATAGGAGATGGGTTTACCCTAGTGGGATTGCAAGAATACTTCTATGACCAAGTACCCGATACCATGAGGAGCTTGGGCATCGCACTTTACCTTAGTGTGATTGGTGCTGCAAATTTTATTAGCAGCCTCTTGATAACTATTGTGGATCATATCACAAAGAACAGTGGCAAGAGTTGGTTTGGGAAGGATCTAAATAGCAGCCGCCTTGACTATTTCTACTGGTTGCTGGCTACAATCACAGCAGTAAATTTGTGTGTCTATGTTTTTGCTGCAAGGAGTTATACCTACAAGAATGAGCACAGCACGACAACTATAgctgtagctgattgtgatgatggGGATAATCGTAAAGGAATGGTTTAG